The following DNA comes from Peribacillus sp. FSL E2-0218.
GAAAGCTATCCATTACTGAAAATGCTGCGGCAATGAGCATCAGAACAGGAAGTCACACTTCTTTGAAAAGCGAAGATAGGAGGGAAAGATATTGCATGATAAGGACATTCTAAACGAGCAACTGCGAAGGGGAAGTTCACAAACTGAAGCTTTTGAATTCTTTGACCGGCTCGGGACGGTCGGCTTCGAAGAGATGAGAGGACTATGGAAAGGAGAAGAACTTAGAACTGGGCATCCAATGGATGGCTTGTTACCTGCATCGAATTGGTACGACAAGAGATTCATT
Coding sequences within:
- a CDS encoding GXWXG domain-containing protein — encoded protein: MHDKDILNEQLRRGSSQTEAFEFFDRLGTVGFEEMRGLWKGEELRTGHPMDGLLPASNWYDKRFINEEHVQPLVFQKGNGELFAGNPGLIPISISYGKFPDTFITLAMKIFLPL